The following proteins are encoded in a genomic region of Brachypodium distachyon strain Bd21 chromosome 1, Brachypodium_distachyon_v3.0, whole genome shotgun sequence:
- the LOC104582266 gene encoding B3 domain-containing protein Os06g0112300 has product MENSAAGSSWRQMPDVLIVKPSGEIIFPASDQQQHETTPLSGDHPFFTAVLSRTQLRDMVIPARFQRRLPARRAGAVVRCGGRSWAMNYCGDTKVKRFDTAWAHFAADNRLRFGDACVFELVSGAGGRELVFEVQVLRGGGLPEPEPEEEDGVVAGKPIVIGDDD; this is encoded by the exons ATGGAGAACTCTGCTGCCGGTTCGTCATGGAGGCAGATGCCGGACGTGCTGATCGTGAAGCCGAGCGGCGAGATCATCTTCCCGGCGTCcgatcagcagcagcacgagaCCACCCCGCTCTCCGGCGACCACCCCTTCTTCACCGCCGTCTTGTCCAGGACCCAGCTCCGCGACATG GTGATCCCGGCCCGCTTCCAGCGGCGGCTGCCGGCCCGGCGAGCGGGGGCCGTGGTGCGTTGCGGCGGGAGGTCGTGGGCCATGAACTACTGCGGGGACACCAAGGTGAAGCGCTTCGACACGGCCTGGGCCCACTTCGCCGCCGACAACCGGCTGCGGTTCGGCGACGCCTGCGTCTTCGAgctcgtctccggcgccggcgggagggAGCTGGTGTTCGAGGTGCAGGTGCtgcgtggcggcggcctgccagagccggagccggaggaggaggacggagtGGTTGCCGGCAAGCCCATCGTCATCGGGGACGACGACTAG